The Motacilla alba alba isolate MOTALB_02 chromosome 14, Motacilla_alba_V1.0_pri, whole genome shotgun sequence genome includes a region encoding these proteins:
- the AQP8 gene encoding aquaporin-8: MDTEAKAPAPRWFERRAQPCLAELLGTALFILIGCLAVLEDSGGTGRLQPALAHGLALAVTVAVLGDVSGGHFNPAVSLAVWLLGGLPTTLLIPYWLCQLCGGVIGAGLAKAVAPSERFGNASGAAFDGIAAGEQVPNVLVAEILLSSFLLLVVCMGAVNRSTSTPLAPLCVGLSASAAILAGGGVSGACMNPARAFGPALVANCWDYHWVYWAGPMVAALLVGGLVRLLLGDQATRLLLK, translated from the exons ATGGACACCGAGGCCAAGGCGCCGGCCCCGCGCTGGTTCGAGCGCcgtgcacagccctgcctggccgagctgctgggcactgccctctTCATCCTCATCGGCTGCCTGGCCGTGCTGGAGGACTCGGGGGGCACGGGCCGGCTGCAGCCCGCCCTGGCACACGGGCTGGCCCTGGCCGTCACCGTGGCCGTGCTGGGGGACGTCAG CGGAGGCCACTTCAACCCCGCCGTGTCCCTGGCCGTGTGGCTGCTCGGGGGGCTCCCCACGACCCTGCTCATCCCCTactggctctgccagctctgcgGAGGGGTGATCGGAGCTGGCCTGGCAAAG GCGGTGGCGCCGAGCGAGCGCTTCGGCAACGCCAGCGGAGCAGCCTTCGACGGCATCGCGGCCGGAGAGCAGGTCCCCAACGTCCTGGTGGCCGAGATCCTCCtgagctccttcctgctcctggtggTGTGCATGGGAGCCGTCAACCGCAGCACCAGCACCCCGCTGGCCCCGCTGTGCGTCGGCCTCAGCGCCAGCGCCGCCATCCTGGCGGG GGGCGGCGTGTCCGGAGCCTGCATGAACCCAGCCCGAGCCTTCGGGCCGGCTCTGGTGGCAAACTGCTGGGACTACCACTGGGTCTACTGGGCAGGGCCCATGGTGGCCGCGCTCCTCGTCGGGGGGCTGGTGAG gCTCCTGTTGGGTGACCAGGCCACCCGCCTGCTCCTGAAGTGA
- the LCMT1 gene encoding leucine carboxyl methyltransferase 1 produces MAAVAGPDEADEAVRGTCEDASVCKRFAVSVGYWKDPYIQYFVRPAKERKAPEINRGYYARVHGVSHLIKAFLEKTECNSQIVNLGAGMDTLFWRLKDENLLPRKYFEVDFPMIVARKIHNIKSKPPLSKPIMESHSGDSLLIDSHSLDSSRYSIVGADLRSSSDLEEKLKKHSLDIHLPTLLVAECVLVYMTPQQSANLLKWAASTFPVAMVINYEQVNMRDRFGQIMIENLQRRHCNLAGVELCSSLDSQRERLLLSGWENARAVDMMKVYGFLPQADVRRIEALEFLDEKELFEQLMQHYCICWASKDSSNLGLANIDF; encoded by the exons ATGGCGGCCGTGGCCGGCCCCGACGAGGCGGACGAGGCGGTGCGGGGCACCTGCGAGGACGCGTCCGTCTGCAAACG gttTGCTGTGAGCGTTGGCTACTGGAAGGACCCTTACATCCAGTATTTTGTGAGACCAGCCAAGGAAAGGAAGGCACCTGAGATCAACAGAG gttATTACGCTCGTGTGCACGGCGTCAGTCACCTCATCAAGGCTTTCCTGGAGAAGACAGAATGCAACTCTCAGATTGTCAATCTCGGGGCCGGCATGGACACCCTGTTCTGGAGGCTGAAG gaTGAAAATCTTCTCCctaggaaatattttgaagtggATTTTCCAATGATCGTTGCAAGAAAAATACACAATATCAA ATCAAAACCTCCCCTGTCAAAACCAATTATGGAATCCCATTCAGGGGACTCTCTTCTAATAG ATTCCCACAGCCTGGACTCCAGTCGGTATTCCATAGTAGGAGCAGACCTCCGTTCCTCCTCAGATctggaggaaaagctgaagaaacACAGCTTGGATATACA ctTGCCAACGCTGCTGGTGGCCGAGTGTGTGCTGGTTTACATGACCCCCCAGCAGTCTGCAAACCTGCTCAAGTGGGCAGCAAGCACCTTCCCCGTGGCCATGGTTATCAATTATGAGCAG GTGAACATGAGGGACCGCTTCGGGCAGATCATGATCGAGAACCTGCAGCGCCGGCACTGCAACCTGGCCGGggtggagctctgcagctccctggacTCCCAG AGGGAACGGCTGCTGCTGAGTGGCTGGGAGAACGCCCGTGCCGTGGATATGATGAAGGTGTACGGCTTCCTGCCGCAGGCTGATGTCAGAAG AATAGAAGCCCTTGAATTCCTGGATGAAAAGGAACTGTTTGAGCAGCTCATGCAGCACTACTGCATCTGCTGGGCTTCCAAGGACAGCAGCAACCTGG GTCTGGCAAACATCGACTTCTGA